A window of the Heliomicrobium gestii genome harbors these coding sequences:
- a CDS encoding MBL fold metallo-hydrolase, with translation MRIIRPHERLTLFQTEVEGYLTTAALLLLPGCNVVVDTMELPERMDPLWSHLRERGREKLPLWVINSHHHWDHVWGNSAFPGSPIIAHEFCRRRLETGGAAVLCQYRSKDDRYDAVSLVLPGLTFTDRMVLHDGDCRLELLHFPGHTDDSLLVTLPGEGLLLAGDSLEDPFPMLEWEGGTERYLRNLLTLRGKTIRTVIPGHGPLSGPDLIERNLYYVRQVWQMARLAVRRKEPLESLFEIPVEVFFRPAMDSPARRAGTSALNPPSTPASASPEGSGLRPCDRDTHARNLERAYLDARDAPEER, from the coding sequence ATGCGCATCATCCGCCCTCATGAAAGGCTGACCCTGTTCCAGACGGAAGTGGAAGGGTATCTCACGACGGCGGCCCTGCTCTTGCTGCCGGGCTGCAATGTCGTCGTCGACACGATGGAACTGCCGGAGCGGATGGACCCCCTCTGGTCCCATTTGCGTGAGCGGGGGCGGGAGAAGCTGCCCCTTTGGGTGATCAACAGCCATCACCACTGGGATCATGTCTGGGGCAACAGCGCCTTTCCCGGCAGCCCCATCATCGCCCATGAGTTTTGCCGCCGGCGGTTGGAGACCGGCGGTGCGGCTGTCCTCTGCCAGTACCGGTCCAAGGATGACCGTTACGACGCGGTTTCCCTGGTCCTGCCGGGTCTCACCTTTACGGACCGGATGGTTCTTCACGATGGCGACTGCCGCCTCGAACTGCTGCATTTCCCCGGTCATACCGACGACAGCCTGCTTGTCACCCTTCCCGGCGAAGGGCTGCTGCTGGCCGGCGACAGCCTGGAGGATCCCTTTCCGATGCTGGAGTGGGAAGGGGGGACGGAACGGTACCTGCGCAACCTGCTCACCTTGCGGGGAAAGACCATCAGGACGGTCATTCCCGGTCACGGTCCCCTCTCCGGACCGGATCTGATCGAGCGGAACCTGTACTATGTCCGCCAGGTCTGGCAGATGGCCCGTTTGGCAGTACGGCGAAAAGAGCCGCTGGAAAGCCTCTTCGAGATTCCCGTCGAGGTCTTTTTCCGGCCAGCGATGGATTCGCCTGCGAGACGCGCCGGCACTTCGGCGTTGAACCCGCCCTCGACACCGGCATCGGCGTCACCGGAAGGAAGCGGCTTGCGCCCTTGTGATCGCGATACCCACGCAAGAAACCTGGAACGGGCTTACCTGGATGCCCGCGACGCCCCGGAGGAGCGATGA
- a CDS encoding RNA degradosome polyphosphate kinase, translating to MCQKSMGAEPNANGASLDSAPERKTFNRSEYYINRELSWLEFNQRVLEEALDRTNPLLERLKFLAIVSSNLDEFFMVRVAGVQDQKEAGLQKRDPSGLTPSAQLKLIAERTHRMVEDQYAHLMNNLLPELKEKGIHFLRCQELNRNQRIFVENHFEHVIYPVLTPLAVDQSRPFPLLANKSLNIAVYLEPENNLATKRQLFAVVQVPSVLPRFIEVPCADGEAFVLLEDLIKSQLEVLFRGNHILHSSTFRITRNADLTVDEEGAEDLLEAIEKELQKRKWGAEVRLEVEAGVSPAIREYLKADLELDDEDIYTVPGPLDLTVFLRIVDLPGYDNLRHEKMTPQEPEDLVGEKNIFAAIAKKDILLHHPYESFDPVVELVAQAARDPRVLAIKQTLYRVSGDSSIVKALAEAARKGKQVTVLVELKARFDEEKNIAWAKTLEKAGCHVIYGLVGLKTHAKIILVVRQEEGTIRRYVHLGTGNYNDATARFYTDFGLLTCAESFGADATDFFNEVTGYAVPAQWREIEAAPLGLRKKFYRLIEREIEASTPEKPGRIIAKMNSLTDERMIQMLYRASCAGVQIDLIVRGICCLRPGIPGVSENVRVTSIVGRFLEHHRAYYFQNGGSEEIYLSSADWMDRNLDRRVELLFPVKAPSLAQRVKATLEMMLKDNIKARRLLPDGTYVRVCREGEEVLQSQVYFLKHSKRRGGRSARRNRTLTTSPVNPENGKESGEENGKKLLH from the coding sequence ATGTGCCAAAAAAGCATGGGCGCCGAACCGAATGCGAACGGGGCAAGCCTTGACAGCGCGCCGGAGCGGAAGACCTTCAACCGCTCTGAATACTACATCAACCGGGAATTGAGTTGGCTTGAGTTCAACCAACGGGTGCTGGAAGAGGCCCTAGACAGGACCAACCCGTTGCTGGAGCGCTTGAAGTTCTTGGCGATCGTCAGTTCTAACCTGGATGAGTTCTTCATGGTGCGCGTTGCCGGCGTGCAGGATCAGAAGGAAGCGGGACTGCAGAAAAGGGATCCCTCCGGGTTGACGCCGTCAGCGCAGTTGAAGTTGATCGCCGAGCGGACCCACCGCATGGTCGAGGATCAGTACGCCCACCTGATGAACAACCTCCTGCCGGAATTAAAAGAAAAAGGGATTCATTTTTTGCGGTGTCAGGAGCTGAATCGCAATCAGCGGATCTTTGTGGAGAACCACTTTGAGCATGTCATCTATCCTGTCTTGACGCCGCTGGCTGTCGACCAGAGCCGGCCCTTTCCGTTGCTGGCGAACAAAAGTCTCAACATTGCCGTCTATTTGGAACCGGAAAACAACCTGGCGACCAAGCGGCAGCTCTTTGCCGTTGTCCAGGTGCCTTCTGTGCTGCCACGCTTCATTGAGGTTCCTTGCGCAGACGGCGAAGCCTTCGTCTTGCTTGAAGACCTGATCAAGAGCCAGTTGGAAGTGCTCTTTCGGGGCAACCATATCCTTCATTCATCCACCTTCCGGATCACCCGCAACGCCGACCTCACCGTCGATGAGGAGGGGGCCGAGGATCTCCTGGAGGCCATCGAGAAAGAGCTGCAGAAACGCAAGTGGGGCGCCGAGGTGCGCCTGGAGGTGGAGGCTGGCGTCAGCCCGGCCATCCGGGAGTACCTGAAGGCTGATCTGGAATTGGACGATGAGGACATCTATACCGTCCCCGGCCCATTGGATCTGACCGTGTTCTTGCGCATCGTCGACCTGCCCGGTTACGACAATTTGCGCCATGAGAAGATGACGCCCCAGGAGCCGGAAGACCTGGTCGGCGAGAAAAACATCTTTGCCGCTATCGCCAAAAAGGATATCCTCTTGCACCACCCCTATGAGTCGTTCGATCCCGTCGTCGAATTGGTCGCCCAGGCCGCGCGGGATCCGCGGGTGCTGGCGATCAAGCAGACTTTGTACCGGGTAAGCGGCGACTCGTCCATCGTCAAGGCTCTGGCAGAGGCGGCCCGCAAGGGCAAACAGGTGACGGTGCTGGTGGAACTGAAAGCGCGCTTTGATGAGGAGAAGAACATCGCCTGGGCCAAAACGCTGGAGAAGGCCGGGTGCCATGTCATCTACGGGCTGGTGGGCTTGAAGACGCACGCCAAGATCATCCTCGTGGTGCGCCAGGAGGAAGGGACGATCCGGCGCTATGTTCACCTGGGCACCGGCAATTACAACGACGCGACAGCGCGCTTCTATACTGATTTTGGTCTGCTGACCTGCGCCGAAAGTTTTGGCGCTGACGCCACCGACTTTTTTAACGAGGTGACAGGTTACGCCGTGCCGGCCCAGTGGCGGGAGATCGAGGCGGCGCCGCTGGGTCTTCGCAAGAAGTTTTACCGGCTCATCGAGCGGGAGATCGAGGCGAGCACGCCTGAGAAACCCGGCCGCATCATTGCCAAGATGAACTCGCTCACAGACGAGCGCATGATCCAGATGCTCTACCGCGCATCCTGCGCCGGCGTGCAGATCGACCTCATCGTCCGGGGCATCTGCTGTCTTCGTCCGGGGATTCCCGGCGTGAGCGAGAATGTCCGTGTGACCAGCATCGTCGGACGTTTCCTGGAACACCACCGGGCCTATTACTTCCAAAACGGCGGCAGTGAAGAGATCTACCTGTCAAGCGCCGACTGGATGGACCGCAACCTGGACCGGCGCGTGGAACTGCTTTTCCCTGTCAAAGCGCCGTCCCTGGCCCAGCGGGTAAAGGCCACTCTGGAGATGATGCTGAAAGACAACATCAAGGCGCGCCGTCTGCTTCCCGATGGGACCTACGTGCGGGTTTGCCGGGAGGGAGAGGAGGTCCTGCAGAGCCAGGTTTACTTCCTCAAGCATTCAAAGCGCAGGGGCGGACGCAGCGCTAGGCGGAACCGGACGTTGACCACTTCTCCCGTTAATCCGGAGAACGGCAAGGAATCGGGTGAGGAGAACGGAAAGAAACTGTTGCATTAA
- a CDS encoding (Fe-S)-binding protein, producing MNVSLMITCLCDSFYPEVGEAVVRVLRRSGAQVAFAPEQVCCGQPAFNAGYHDDARRVARTFLRAFQDAEYVVSPSGSCAEMVRENFLRLFDTSPAELEQARRLSKKTYEFSEFLVKVLGVTAIGGRFAEVVTYHPSCHMTRLLGVMDEPLSLLRSINGLELKELPRAYDCCGFGGTFSVKMPEISEAIVTEKAENVLKSGAHLLVGADMGCLMNIKGRLEKMGHSLPVMHIAQVIDQAQGGR from the coding sequence ATGAACGTCTCCCTCATGATCACCTGTCTCTGCGACAGCTTTTACCCTGAGGTGGGCGAGGCCGTCGTCCGCGTGCTGCGCCGATCCGGCGCCCAGGTTGCCTTCGCGCCAGAACAGGTCTGCTGCGGCCAGCCGGCCTTCAACGCCGGTTACCACGACGACGCCCGGCGGGTGGCTCGCACCTTCTTGCGCGCCTTTCAAGACGCCGAATACGTCGTCAGCCCCTCGGGCAGTTGCGCCGAAATGGTGCGGGAAAACTTCCTCCGCCTTTTCGACACGTCGCCGGCGGAACTGGAACAGGCCCGGCGGCTGAGCAAAAAGACCTACGAATTCAGCGAATTCCTCGTCAAGGTGCTCGGCGTCACCGCCATCGGCGGGCGCTTTGCCGAGGTGGTCACGTACCACCCCTCCTGCCACATGACCCGCCTTCTCGGTGTCATGGACGAACCGTTAAGCCTCCTGCGCAGCATCAACGGCCTCGAACTGAAGGAACTCCCCCGCGCTTACGACTGTTGCGGTTTCGGCGGCACCTTTTCCGTCAAAATGCCCGAGATCTCCGAAGCCATCGTAACGGAAAAAGCGGAAAACGTCTTGAAAAGCGGCGCCCACCTTCTCGTCGGCGCCGATATGGGTTGCTTGATGAACATCAAAGGCCGTCTCGAGAAAATGGGCCATTCCCTGCCGGTGATGCACATCGCCCAGGTGATCGATCAGGCCCAGGGAGGCAGGTGA
- a CDS encoding dolichyl-phosphate beta-glucosyltransferase: MPPSLSIVIPAYNEEGRLGPTLASVQTFLNVLYPSYEILVIDDGSDDATASIAQAAAIANSRICCLQNDKNHGKGYSVRKGLLAAKGDFILFSDADLSTPIEELPKLLDWAGRGYPLVIGSRRDPHQILRPQPFYRRCLGKAFNRFVRWWAIAGIEDTQCGFKLFRRDVARRLASLQQIDRFGFDVELLYLARRCGYAIAETPVLWRDAAGSSVRLFRDGLTMLADLLRIRVADWLGHYGSIIRDIQEQGIGHRADPEQPGTAVWEVATEDVRLLLGETCGDEGGQGSER; encoded by the coding sequence ATGCCGCCATCCCTCTCCATCGTCATCCCCGCCTATAATGAAGAAGGACGTCTCGGTCCCACCCTCGCATCGGTGCAGACCTTCCTCAACGTCCTGTATCCCAGCTATGAAATCCTCGTCATCGACGACGGCAGTGACGATGCCACGGCGTCGATTGCGCAAGCCGCCGCAATCGCCAACAGCCGCATCTGCTGCCTCCAAAACGATAAGAACCATGGCAAGGGGTACAGTGTCCGCAAGGGGTTGCTGGCAGCCAAAGGGGACTTTATCCTCTTCAGCGACGCCGACCTGTCCACCCCGATCGAGGAGTTGCCCAAGTTGCTGGACTGGGCCGGTCGGGGCTACCCACTGGTGATCGGCTCCCGCCGCGATCCCCATCAGATCCTGCGACCCCAGCCGTTTTACCGGCGCTGCCTCGGCAAAGCCTTCAACCGCTTCGTCCGCTGGTGGGCCATCGCCGGCATCGAAGACACTCAGTGCGGCTTCAAGCTCTTCCGGCGCGATGTGGCGCGACGGTTGGCGTCGCTGCAACAGATCGATCGCTTCGGCTTTGACGTGGAACTGCTCTACCTGGCCCGCCGCTGCGGCTACGCCATCGCCGAGACGCCCGTCCTCTGGCGCGACGCCGCTGGGAGCAGTGTTCGCCTCTTTCGCGATGGCTTGACCATGCTCGCCGATCTGCTGCGCATCCGCGTCGCCGATTGGCTGGGTCACTACGGCTCGATCATTCGTGATATTCAAGAACAGGGCATCGGTCATCGGGCTGATCCGGAGCAACCTGGGACGGCTGTCTGGGAAGTGGCAACAGAAGATGTTCGGCTCCTGCTCGGTGAGACCTGTGGCGACGAAGGCGGCCAGGGATCGGAGCGATGA
- a CDS encoding amino acid permease, whose translation MTTPTVNPEQLIPEKQGLRRDMKSRHLMMISVGGTIGTGLFLGSGQTIHQAGPFGAILAYAAGGLIMFLVLLCLAELAVAMPVAGSFQSYASRFISPAAGYTTGWLYWVNWALCIAADFTAAGMIMHNWFPQVDVYIWCAVFAVSLALLNLISVKAYGEAEFWFASVKVVAIIGFIIAGAGLIFGFTGNEGAIGLSNFQTGGEGLFPNGFYAVFLTMIGVVYSFQGAELVGIAAGECEEPGKHVPRVIRGISLRIVIFYVLAVTVLAGTIPWAEAGVQESPFATVFGRIGIPFAQHVMSFVVLTSALSAGNSALYACSRLLWSMAKEKQAPSWLGRLNSRGVPFYGVIFTLALACLSLLTEHYAADTVYLWLMSSTGLTGCLIWIIIAWCQISFRREYTRLGGSADQLAFRTPLYPLVPIVAAILNIGVIVSLYFDPSQQIVLYAGIPVLLLIYGSYYLFIGKKREGFATAGQAQAPAQGQPQAQAD comes from the coding sequence ATGACAACGCCCACCGTAAATCCAGAGCAGTTGATCCCGGAAAAACAGGGACTCCGCCGTGACATGAAATCTCGCCACCTGATGATGATCTCAGTCGGCGGCACCATCGGCACCGGCCTTTTCCTCGGCTCCGGCCAGACGATCCACCAGGCCGGCCCCTTCGGCGCTATCCTGGCCTACGCCGCCGGCGGCTTGATCATGTTCCTCGTCCTGCTCTGTCTGGCCGAACTGGCCGTCGCCATGCCGGTCGCCGGCTCCTTCCAAAGCTACGCCTCCCGCTTCATCTCCCCTGCCGCCGGGTACACGACCGGCTGGCTCTACTGGGTCAACTGGGCGCTCTGCATCGCCGCTGACTTCACCGCCGCCGGCATGATCATGCACAACTGGTTTCCCCAGGTCGATGTCTATATCTGGTGCGCCGTCTTTGCTGTCTCTCTGGCGCTCTTAAATCTGATCTCCGTCAAGGCCTACGGCGAAGCGGAATTCTGGTTCGCCAGCGTCAAAGTGGTCGCCATCATCGGCTTCATTATCGCCGGCGCCGGTCTGATCTTCGGTTTTACAGGAAATGAAGGGGCCATCGGTCTTTCCAACTTCCAGACCGGCGGTGAAGGTCTTTTTCCCAACGGCTTTTACGCAGTCTTCCTGACGATGATCGGCGTCGTCTACTCCTTTCAGGGCGCTGAACTGGTCGGCATCGCCGCCGGCGAATGCGAAGAGCCGGGCAAGCATGTCCCCCGGGTGATCCGCGGGATCAGCCTGCGCATCGTCATCTTCTACGTTCTCGCCGTCACCGTTCTGGCCGGCACGATCCCTTGGGCCGAGGCCGGGGTGCAGGAGAGCCCCTTCGCCACCGTCTTCGGCCGGATCGGCATCCCCTTTGCCCAGCATGTGATGAGCTTTGTCGTCCTCACGTCGGCCCTCTCTGCCGGCAACTCGGCGCTCTACGCCTGCTCGCGACTGCTCTGGTCGATGGCCAAAGAGAAACAGGCGCCCTCCTGGCTCGGCCGCCTCAACAGCCGCGGCGTTCCCTTCTACGGCGTGATCTTCACCCTGGCGCTGGCTTGCCTGTCCTTGCTCACAGAACACTACGCCGCCGATACGGTCTACCTCTGGCTCATGTCCAGCACAGGTCTTACAGGCTGCTTGATCTGGATCATCATCGCCTGGTGCCAGATCAGCTTCCGTCGCGAATACACCCGTCTCGGCGGTTCTGCCGACCAGTTGGCCTTCCGCACGCCCCTCTACCCGCTGGTGCCGATCGTGGCGGCGATCCTGAACATCGGCGTCATCGTCAGCCTCTACTTCGACCCGTCCCAACAGATCGTCCTCTACGCCGGCATTCCGGTTCTGCTGCTCATCTACGGGAGCTACTATCTCTTCATTGGAAAAAAGCGCGAAGGATTTGCGACCGCAGGCCAGGCTCAAGCACCAGCACAAGGGCAACCACAGGCGCAAGCGGACTGA